GAGACACAGCCGGCCTCTGTGAAGTGGAACCAGGAGAGAAGGGTGTGGCTGGAATGTCACTGGCTGGAGCTCCAAGCCTCACAATACCCTCTGAAACATCCATCCAGTATTTCAAGAGCAGGAGCTGCGTTCTACTTCTGCGGtgtaagagaaaaacatttttggcaaaagagagaaagagttcaaagtaggaagataatttttctgacctagaaattaaaaaaacagctgTGTACAGAGAAGGGAGTTGGGTCCCAGTGACCACTGCCATAAAATGCTACCTGTGTATCTGGCACTCTGGAGAAGCCAAGTTGTGGAGGCTGCAAATCGAAGGAAGGAGCCCCCATGGGTCTCACGTGACAGGGCCTGAAAACTCCCACCCGCAGCAGACAGGGCATCATGGCAGTGCGATGCTCCCCACCCCTCCATGGGAACTTGGAGGCATCCACTGGAGAGGAGCTGCTGTCTTCAGCCCGTCCTCATCTGGCAGCAAGGCCCCGCGTGGCTCCGCAGGTTGTGAGGCACACCCAGAACCTCATGCCTTGAGATCCAAGCAGAGCAGCGAGTCGCCGCTCCTCTCCCGCCAGAATTTCCTCCACACGGGCATCTGCATTTCCAGAGGACTGTGCCCAGAGAGCGATCATCTGTAATCCACAGCACCCGTtaacagcctggccaaagtgaGACCAACAATTTATCAGCAGTGTCCAGCCCTTCTCGAGTTATTGTACATACCCCTCTCACCTATCTTAAAAAACACGAAGTTCCTTTGCATCACACAAATAAATAGTGGGAGGTGAGGATGAAGTAAGATCactggaggaagagagaaatgactCTCCAGCCCTTTGGTGACCATAGTAACAGGGACAGAGGGGAAGCACAGCGGCAGGGAGGTGGCTGCGATTTGCTGGTGTCCGAGGGATCATTTAGGGTAATTAGGACAGTCTGCATCCAAGCTCTTTGGACAGCACTTACTTGCATGACCCaaagaaaacattaatgaaaatcTCAATGATTTTCATTAATAGATAGACCCCTTCATAATAAGAAACAAAAGTAGACACAGCAGGGCCTCAGCTGGCAACACCTCTGAGCTAAGCCTGCACTCAGGAGGCTGCCACTCCATTCTCACGCCATTCACACTCACCTCGCCACCCCTGCCTCGTGTCTGTTCTGAGAAGCACAGGAATACCCGAGGTGAGGCACAATGACAGTCCTCCACTGTTAAGCTATGGCCTAATTCATATCTTACATGTGTCCTTTTAATTGAAGAGGCAAAGTTGGCCAAATAGAAGGACAAGTGGAGTAAACAGAACATTCCCCACCTGCTCTGTTAGGGCAGTAGCGTTGCTGGGCGTGTGGAGGTCACTCTGCTGCAGGATTCCCTGGTGTTTCCATGCAGCCTTACCTTAGCTGTCCTCCATTCTCATTAGACTTCTTACCTATTTTTTCAGTTAGCCATCCTTGCTGTTTTCGTATCTCCAATCAATAGCCCTACTTTCATTGAgattttcattaatgttttcaGTAAGCTCTTCTCAGAAACAGATCTTTTCTTAAAGAACTGTGATCATAAAGGGACCCAGAGGCAATTGTGATGTTATCTCTTCTGTTTCCTGAGTTGATATGAAAGTTAGCACTCTATAAAGTGTTGCTTGCTTTGACTCAGTATTCAGGGAAAAGGTGACAGCCACCCCAGTAGAGCCAAAGAGCAGCCAGGATACAAGGGGAGAAATCGAGTCTACTGGCCACCATCCCGTTCCCATCAGGTGATAGCCAAGGTCCAGCCCATAGACAAACCTCTGTCTCTGGCTGACTGAAAAACATGACCTGGAGCTCTTTCAGTGGCCGAAACCCCAGTTGCCACTTGGCCATGTGCGCATGTGTGCCCACACAGACTATTTGGTGCTGAAAACTGCACCACTTTGATACGAACGAGTAGCTTCAGCTCTCTCTGTGGGAAGGGTCCACATTGCTTCTGTGCCTCAATTCTTCATCAGCCAGGCTACTTATTCCTAAGGTCCTAGTCCCTGACATCATCATTCAGCTGTTTAGAAAGCCCGTTTTCCTACACTGTAACTCCTCAAACTGCAGGTCCACTGGTTCCGAGAGTACAGAACTTGTCCTCTCCACCATTTCCTCATCACACGGCCTAAgggaaaaaagttttatttcatcCTTTCCTCCTCAGCCCTGCAAGCCATCCCATAGTTCCTCAAAGAGCCCAGGAAATGGATTTCAGTGTACAGACGTTACAGGCCTCTGctactaaggtttttttttttttttttttacatgctcCTAAGCAAAAGGCTTTTACTTCCAAAAGATAACAACGGTACTTGCCAGTAGCACGCTGCATGGCATTGAGCTGTCTCGTCTAACTCGTGCCACAGTGCATTTGGATCACTGGCCTAGGGAGTGAGGGTTCTCATGGCTTAGGTCATTTTCCCCCATTATCATGatttatttcttcatggtttCATTTTTAGTTTCCTGTCGGTGTAATTGTGTGCTAGCTGCATGTACTTGCTGTTGTACTGTGTTTAAATGATTCTCTAACTTCCTTTGGAAAGCACTAATGAATAAGTGCTGTTTCTCTTCTCTATTGTTGGGTTTTTTGTAAAGTTGCTCAAATGCTCTCAGGTATGGCGGCTCTGAATGGAGGACTTGGCGCCACAGGCTTGACGAATGGCACGGCTGGCACCATGGACGCCCTCACCCAGGCCTACTCAGGAATTCAGCAGTACGCAGCCGCCGCGCTGCCCACTCTGTACAGCCAGAGCCTGCTGCAGCAGCAGAGCGCTGCGGGCAGCCAGAAGGAAGGTAGGTGCCGCCCTTGGCCCCAGGCAGGGCCCAGCCCAACAGGCAGCACTGGCTTCTAGAGCATGGTTAGAAGGTATCAAATTGAACTGAACCCATGTGATAACAGAAAGCAGTtgttattcatatttaaaaaaaaaaaaaaacctgaaagctgggcatggtggcatacacctgtagtcccagtgacttggcAGGTTGAcatggaaggatcgcttgagcccgggagctgaggctgcagtgagccatggtcatgcctgtgactagccactgcactccattcgggGAGCACAGACATACCCCTCCCtctcaaacaaaagcaaaaacctatttatttcagtctttctCATTTGGTCTTACAGTTaccttctaatttaatttttcatcGATCTCTTCAGATGAAGTTCTTGTCCactgtatatttatataccaCTCTGGCTttgtagataaataaataaatggttttaaTTATTTCCCCCAGCTACGTCTTCTGAAGGGTTATGGCATCTCTGCAGATCTAAGTCCAGGAAAGTTGATCACGTTTCTTGCAATCCCCCAATATCCTCTCACTGCTCACCCCCTCCCATAATTAAGTTCTATAAACTATTAATTTCCCATAAACTACTTCATAGTTGCTGCCTGTAAAAAATTCCCAGGGACCTCCCTCTCCCAAGTCAGCACAGACCATCACCTTTTCCCCTTACACAGAAGCTACTTGTTGGTGGAAGGGGATGGATGGCCAAAGGCTTCTGTGGGTGAAACACTCTCTGTCCTGTGTTTGCCAGGGTTTTGGAGTCCACACATCCTATGAGTGTGTGGCCGGCTCTCAGTAGGTGATGGTAAATCCATGGTTAGGATTGCCTTGGTCTTTGTTTAATTGGGGGTCTTCAGGGAAAGCAAGTAAGTGATCAATTGCCTTGCTTCTCTGCcagtaaagcaaaataaactcCAGGAAGTTAATGCTAAGAATAAATTAAAGCTAATTATGAAATGGTTCGTGAGTAAGACCAAATAAGGATCATTGGTCATTCTTCCTTAATTGAAGCTCCTTTAGAGCAAAATCTGctaaatgatatttttttctgacttgttTAGATATGGGATAAAAAGCTAGAATAGAGAAGCACTAAGGGAGATTGTTTAaagtttctttcccttctcttttacTTTCACCCCATAGTTCCAAACTGCTTTGTCTGAAGTGGGTTTTAAGAGAACACAGCTTAAAAGAtactcatgtttttttttttttttttaaaggaaggaaaaggttTTTTCTTTGTATAAACAACATGGAtatcacttttaaaatgaaaaatatatgaaagtctACGttacttttcattatttcaactTTCTCTTTCAACTTTCTCTTTACTCTTAGCTGTGACCATTATGGTAGGCTTTTGCAACATGCACAGGTGTTCAGACAACTGGTTCCCCAGGCTTGTGAAAGAGACCCTACATCATGAACATCACTTGTCTTCCCAAAGAAAGGCCTGTGTGTGTGCCTTTTCTCTGTGGTCTGAGTACCATGGTGACAAATGAGGGCAGAGAGCAGGGCCTGTAGAACAATGATATCATCACACAGAGGCCAGAAGGCCAGTTCCCCACATGGTGGTCACCTCTCCATTACACAGCAGGGCCTTCCAGTAAACTATAGAGCAGTTTGGGGATGAAGTCTGGGCCCTGAAACAACATGTTTCTGAGGTTTCACCTGAGCCCACTGCCCTCAACTTCCTCGCCTGGAGTTTTAGGGGTTCCTGCTTAGCACAGTAATTCCCCTTCTGAGATTAAGATAAAATTGCCCAAAATAACCATTGCCCACTCCTGATTTAAGAATGTGGGTTTTCAGTAGCATGCTTTCGGGTTTTTGATTTGTTCAGTTTTTCTTTGGAATCATCTCCCACCTTATCATACCTCTCTCTTCTGATCCTTTTCTCACCCAGTTAATATGTGCTCAAGAAATTTAAACCATCTCCATATTAGTTtaagtaaaacaattttaaaagcaaatgatgCCAGGcagagcaaaaataataataataataatgaattccAGATTTTCTACTCCACAGTTCTGTCCGAGGTTGCGAGACCT
The Pongo abelii isolate AG06213 chromosome 8, NHGRI_mPonAbe1-v2.0_pri, whole genome shotgun sequence genome window above contains:
- the LOC129048166 gene encoding LOW QUALITY PROTEIN: putative uncharacterized protein CELF2-AS1 (The sequence of the model RefSeq protein was modified relative to this genomic sequence to represent the inferred CDS: substituted 1 base at 1 genomic stop codon) yields the protein MFCLLHLSFYLANFASSIKRTHAVNGCCGLQMIALWAQSSGNADARVEEILAGEERRLAALLGSQGMRFWVCLTTCGATRGLAARXGRAEDSSSSPVDASKFPWRGGEHRTAMMPCLLRVGVFRPCHVRPMGAPSFDLQPPQLGFSRVPDTQVAFYGSGHWDPTPFSVHSCFFNF